In Lycium barbarum isolate Lr01 chromosome 9, ASM1917538v2, whole genome shotgun sequence, the DNA window tttactttcttaacggaaggggtatatttagctactttgactaacgaaagggatatatttatctactttaactaacggagggtatatttaaccattaaactaaagtagaggggtatatttgacccttttccctaaaagAAATGCCTCTTTTCTaatttggcaactctttaattccgACATCccacatggcatgtttaagaccacaagattaaatggTGTTTTGgtaaattatacatatttttagtttaaggccacaagattcaaaagtcttctttactttcttaaactccgtggtCAATCATACTAagataaacaaattgaaacagagggagtaatatgtATAAATAGATAAGACAAAGCACAAAGTTTGCGCTGGGACTTGGAAcctatttggatgggcttattttaagcagctttcagcttataagctgctttagataagctaagtcaaacgggcccaattatttttttgagcttattttacgcacaaaatgactttaagctggccaaccaaacactcaaaaaaactgaaaacagcttataagtaacttataagccaatccaaacgggctcttggAAGTGAACCATCTATCCATCTATAATAAACCAAAAGAACCATCACAAATGAACAAATATCAGGAGGGAAAGAGAATAAAGAAAGCTATAAAAGGAACTAGAAGTAACATCTAACTGTAAATTGGTGAAATCTTGTCAGCAAGCACTGAAAAGATTTCTCAAGTTTACACCTTTTGAACTAAATTACTCATAAACCAATATGACAGACAAAAATTTCAGGAAATTGGTCAGGCAAAAGAGAAACATACAATCTCAACTTTTAACAAACTGCAAGCCATTTGAATTAGCATACCGCTCCATAAATCTCATGAACCTGTCCCATTCTCGTGGAGTCCGCATAATATACTTAGCTTCAATTCCTGCAGGCTTTccattaacaaacttggcattTACATCAACTGACGTAAGAACCCCTTCTTCGTCAATCATGTAGAATCCAGTGATATCTCCAACTTCACCAGATGAATCAAATACGGAGGGCTGATCAAACCTGAATATGGCCATACCATTTGTCCCATCCCTTGATTTGGTTAACTTCACATCTGGTATTGTCTGTTCATCAGTTCCTTGTATGAACTGAATTTTTGGCTGAACCATCATTATACTTAGTCTGGTCATTTTCTGGTTTTGGATATTGGATGTGAAACGTGAATGGGGTAGATATAACCGCTGGCCATTGAATGAAGAGCCTGAACTTTGATGAACCGCCCCTGATGCTAAACCTACAATAGACAACACAAACAACTATTACTGATTTTAACTTTGCTCCCTATTTTACTAGTTAAATTTTCAACAAAAAAATTCTATTATATTGGGAGATCAGGATGGAGACACGGAGACAGGAGAATTGAACCCACACCTATTATGTTCAAAATTCTCACTAGTACCACTAGATTGTACGCTTTGCGTGTCATTGTACTAATTTCCAAGTTAACATTCAGCTGCATTACATTTTAtcccaaaaaagaagaaaattaaaTTCTCTTTTAAAAATAAGGAGccaagatttgaagtttatgagttaTTAACTTGCCACCAACACTTAAAATCGTCTTAGTTACTTCGTTCGCAGTggaatatttatacatattttatgaatttccaaatacatataaaggGTCTAAGCAAAAACTACCGAGTTCTTTCAAAACGTAACTAATGATCTAGCTCCACCCTTATGCgcaaataaacaacaacaacaacatacccagtgtaacccCACAAgttgggtctggggagggtaatgTGTATGCAGATTTTACCCTATCTTGGAAGGTAGAGAAGCGCAAATACCTATCTCACaaattactcataaatcaattaATTAAAACTAAAAGGACTACTCCTTACGGAACTTAACAAGATACTGATAAACCAATAATTAAAGAAAGAGCTccatcaagaaaaagaaaaaaaagagtaaagGTAGATAAGCACATATAAGTTGAAGGAAACATACCAAGAAGAGAGCGAGGCTGATGATGTGAAGTGTGAGAAAGTGCAGGCGAAAATGCAAGAGATTGAAGAGTAGCCATTACAAAAGTACAGAAAGAGAATGGAGCAGAAGGAACTAAAAACTTAGATGATGTGGTAACAGAGAGTGTTGGTTGTAACAACGACAGCCATTCACTTCTAACATTCTTTTAGATTGGCTTACCCATACAGTTTCATTTTTGAGCCAACCACCATGACATTACACTCCCGCCAACTTTTTCTAAATTGGAGTTGGGCTCAAACTTTTCTCTGGGCCTTTTCTCATAACTATGGGCTGGACTGGACAACCCAATATAAACATACAGGGAGAATgacgtatatatacataagaatagggtatatttacaaaatacgacgatacttttcagtttacaaaacataacgatagatttcttacaaaacatgtaCGAAAATTTTCACTCAAGGCTTAAAATTTTCGCTCAagattttgtgtatgaaaactgtatgaaatgtgtatatctcgctcaagccTAAAAAAATTCGCTCAATattgtgtatgaaaattgtatgaaatatgtatatcttacccaaggcttaaaaatttcactcaattttatatatgaaatatgtatatttcgctcaaggcttagaattaTCACATTTTTTGTATATGAAAACGGTATAAAAACagtgtgaaatatgtatataattgtacaaaattttgtataaagttcatgttacgtttttgaaaatttaatacaactataacaacattttatacaactttcatacaatattcatataaatttGATACAATTTTGAATCTCACATTGAAATTCGACTGAAATTTAATATAACTACAACAAATAAAAAGAGATGCAACAGGTTGAAGCCGCATAAACAAGTCAGTTTACAAGGAATCCTTATAGTACTGAAAGTGCTTATGTTAAAGTCCAATATTTGCTATGAGGCGTTTTAGTCGTTTAGAAATTTATATATCAGCAGAAAAGAAAGAACCTTCGGTGTTAAAGAATCTCAATTTTTTGAGTAATTGAATGAAATGGGTCAAGAAGACAATAGATGTTGAAGATTCAATCAATGAATCAGAAAAAGAGCAACTATCGGTAATAATTAAAACATTCTTCTTTGGAAAACTCTATTGCTGCCACTTCCGACATTTGAATTCCAGTTAAAAATTATATTTCCTTCATCTTGCGATTATCTTTGTCAAGGTTCTAACATAGCTGGACATAGGCACCTGTTATATTTCTTAGATCTGAAGCAGAGGTTGAGTAGAAGGGGGAGAAGGGGAAGGGAAGGGTGGCGGCTAGGAAAAGGGCAAAGGAACGGTGGCGCTTGTGAAAAGGTCAAGGGAAGAATGGACTTTTAAATTTTCAGATCTTATATGATTTGTAATTAAGTTactatgttttgtaaataaggaaaaatatccttatattttgtaatatagtGTGTTAGGTGGTATTATTAGGTGATTTTCCCAAACACATAACGGGTTGTTTGGTACGAAGACAAGTTATGTAGGGATTGTAATACGTTTTTTTTGCttggattgtccttcttttggggtggtctttaatttttgcccttcgcctaatatcccgaggttctgggtttgaaaccaagctcaataaaaaaaaaaaaaaaaaacgcaaggcagaggtttggattcacagggcagaattttgccttcaaaactctgtctttcccaaaactctaccttaaggtagagtttgaaactctgcctgaagcaagcaaaattctgcctgcaggcctaactttggcccgaatatgcctaactttgctacaaaactctaccttgcgaatttttttatttttttttactgagccggggttcgaaccccaaatctcatggtattaggcgaagggtaaaaattaaagaccaccaatttgaggggcaaaaattaaagaccaccccaaaataagggcattcctacGAATTGCCCTTAGTAATACAGGGATAAATTATATAAGGATGGTAATGCTGGTATTATTTTGTATCAAAGTGTTTGGCTCTTTGCATTAAAAATTAGATATACAATGTATTACCTAAGCTTGTGCTTGGTTTAAAGTTGTACAAAATCttatttgcaatttttttttttttttttgctaactAATCTTATTTACAATtatacttttgaattttgtggaaTGTTCTATTTCATTTAATTGGGTTAAGGGTATGAGGGGTAGTTAGTCATTTTAGTTGTCTTATTCAGGTATAGTTAAACCTTGGATAAGTTATCTTATGGTTTCCAAGGTATAAGATAAAGACAGCCTATGGTGTATAAGTTATCCGTGTATTAAATGTGATTAAGTTGAATTGGGCAACCAAACAATGTATAGGCTGGACTAAatgttactccctccattccataataagtggtgttttaggcttttcattttgtttcaaaataagtggtgttttaggatttcaagaagaaattgatcttattcttccaaacttacccttatttatagtcaagaatcattaaataacttttttttttttctagaaactGAATATCAATGAGTTGACATTATACATCACATTGAAAGATGCATGTACAACTGGTGAATGTTCAAATGGTAACTTATTGGCAACGTCAACTTCAACTGCTATACAATGTCAGGCCATATAAGAAGTACAGATTGCTCCAATTGCTATAGATGCAATagacattgttgatattgttatgaTCGATTACGAAAACGAACGAGATAGCAATGGAAGAAAATGTATAATAAATGATCCATTTGACAAAGAAATTGTGGAAGGTTAATTGTAGTGGGACAAAGATACAATATCTAGTGTGATGAGACACTACGCGACACGAGAGAGATTTCAATTTATAGTCCATAGATCATCTACAACAAGGTATGGTTCCTGCCTgtaatgtgtgtgtgtatattactAGTGTATAAATGTATGTATAAAAATGAATCACTAGTGTATATGTCTGTAATCAGTGTGACATTGCGTATGCTGCTTATATATTTCAATTAAACCTGCACATTGTCATTTATATGTTTTAAATAGCTATTGTCTTACATGTATCGGTGAAAGTTGCAAATGAATTTGATTTATTAGAGAATCtataaatgtgttcttgttaaggttcatgaccatagagatataggcgtgaAAGTGACTTGAATAGGCAAGTAAGAGCTCGAGAGGTTCTTACGATTAATATTAACCCTGTTAATTTGTAAACTAGATAAATCATTTACCCATAGCCCTGGAGTATTTTCTCTTACTGAATTTAATCTTACTTATTTACTTTACTTGTTTATTTTCTAGTgttgtaatctttttaattaataaaaatcaCTTTTAAGAAATTGTTTGAATaaataattagcattagtttaatttagtaaatgtTAATCACAATTCCCTACGAGTTCGACGCTCTAATATcatcactatattacttgtaagACGATCGCATATATTTGCATGTGCATTTGAAAGCACCAGCAGTATAATTGAcgataatatttaatttttttttgaataataaaGGAACAAATAAGACCCTTTTTTctataataatctacaacaactTTAGCAAAAACGTAGAACCGACGTTACTTGTGCTGTCAACCGCAACCACCGCGATCACATTACGTAGTTCTTCTTAACTGTCTGAATCATGCAGTTCCTTTCTACTTTGCTTAAGTCCAAAAATTCCATTCACAATCATGCAATTTATGGATGGTATTATTCACTCCTCATTAAGgttacattattattattattattattattattattattaacagaGAGTCGGTTTCGTCGAGATACAACATATTTGAGGTACCAACACTTCTGACGGATGTGCAATATTTTATATGGTATGTACCCGCATCCATTATTTGTTTTAAATACAAAGCCGTATGTGATCATGTTTATTTTTAGTTCGTTAAGAAAATAATGATTTTTTCCTACAATTAGAagtaatttaaatttaaaattctTATTTTACCCTAATTAAAAGTTTGTTCAATCACAaaaatgttatgatatgcatgtttaagatcacaagtttTAAAATTTTTTTAGCCGTATAATTATTATATCGTGTTTGAGaccataatttttttaaaaaaaatactctaAACTCTATCTAATTGAATGGGTTCACGTAAATTAGAATGAGGAAGTACATTTTAAACTCATAACATTTATTTATTGTCATCCTATGAATGGGAAGGAAAGAGCAGAATGTTtcaaaagagaagaaaagagTTCAAGCTGTGCGAAAGAAACAATCTCACACTGTTTAACAgttttttctcttcattttccttTCCAACGAACGATACATATTACATCATGGAGTAATTAATATCTATAAAATTATTGAAAGTTGTAAATGTACCGTTTGTATAAAGTAATTCCCACTATAAATCATACAGTTCCATTTAAGCATATTTTGCTTTAAGTATAAAATAATTGAATTGTTAGATAAATAAAATAGTAATGGTCATTACAGTGTTAAGATGGTAATGGTGGTAGAGGAAAAAGAAGTATTAGCGATGAAATAGCAACTGGAGGAGAAGATTAAATTGGGCTAGAGcgttgaggtggcatgccatgtgaCGTTTATCTCATTAAAATGGCAGTGCGACATAGAATTAATTATCCACATTCACCTTGGACGGGCCTAAGAGAGGAGTGGTGTATTTGAATCATTAAAGTAATGTCGGAGGTATTTTTGTACGGATAATATAACGGAAGGTTAAACATTCATTTTCGCATAGTAAAGGGAACCTTTTTCCCTATATTTTAAAGGGCACTTAGTAAGTAAATTAATTATGTGAAAAAgttatactccctccatctcaatttatattAAGGTGTTTGACTAAGCACGAAATTTAAAAATGAAAGGAAGTTTTTGAAACTTATAGTTCAAAATAAGCCAAAAAATATTTATGTGGCTATAAATACCTTAAACAAGGCTAAAATGTAGGAATGACAATGGGGCAGGACGGGGCAAGACAAACTGTTAACGGACATGATAGTGAAACTTTTAAACGAGTTAGGACAGAGCGGGACCGAGCAAGATCCGttaattttacatttttttttgcgctgattgcccttcttttggggtgatctttaaattttgcccctcatatttgtggtctttaaattttgccccccatattactggtctttaatttttgcccttcgtgtTGCAACCCTGAGCTTtcgcgcagaaatcatgaggttctgggttcgatcccccgctcaagcataaattaaaaaaaaaaatcgcaaggcaaggtttgggccgcgtgtatgccggaccttacgcttgttaaggaataaccaaagttatgccggacccggcatactcatgccttataggtagacttggcataagtatgccgggtccgacataactttggttattccttaacaagtgtatgccgggtccgacatacttatgggcagacttttcgttaagccttaactaaaagtattttcctagttatgcctcatggggcaaacttttagttaagacataactaaaagcatgccccataagacataacttttccttaagacatagactttgttttataaggcaaacttttagttatgccttaaggaaaatttccgccttatggggcagacttttagttaaggcataactaaaagcaTGCCCctaaggcgaaacttttccttaaggcacaaactttgccttataagacagagCTTATAgttatgccgggtccagcataactttagttattccttaaggaaaagtcctgccttatggggcagacttttagttaaggcataactaaaagcatgctcctaaggcggaacttttccttaaggtataaactttgccttataaggcggaacttatagttatgccgggtccggcataactttagttattccttaaggaaaagttccgccttatggggcacgcttttagttatgtcttatggggcacacttttaattaaggcataactaaaagtttaccttgaaaagtaaaaaaaaatacatatatatatatatatatatatgcctcaaggcaaagtctgcccccatcGGCAaacataactaaaattctgccggtgggggcatagcgaaatttaaactctgtcttgcgattttttttaaaaatctttAATTGAGTGGGGGTTCAAACCTGAAACCCATAAATTTTagccgaaggacaaaatttaaagattacaaatatgaggagcaaaattaaaagaccaccccaaaagaagatTTAAATGGGAGTGGTGGGTTTTGAAGAGGAATAGGCCCAAGCCCACAGAAGTTAATAGGAAACCACAAGCTGACTTCCCGTGTAAACTCCGATGCATCTTTTATCATTATATATTCACTGTTATATAAGTTACTGCCAAAAATTTATTAGGTGCCGTTTGCCAATAAATATAAAaaacaaatttaatttttttggaattcttgaagttggagttggagttggagttgtgtttgaccatagtttttgaaattgtaatttttggtgaaatatagtgtaaaaaagtgatttttttttaaaacaagtttttcttgtttttggtattccggaatataactccggagttgtattccgaatatttatggccaaacgcctaaaagtaaaaaaagtgaaaaaaaaattcggaaaaaagtgaataatttttttgGCCAAACGGCTACTAAATATTTAATGAGTGCATGACATTTCTAAGATTTAGACTTTTCTTAATATTTAGAGAAATTCTAAATTGGATTTTTGAATCAAGCCACTTGCCGTTAGTCGTTAGACGAATAAGTCAATGGACTAATAAAATTCTTACAGCGACTCAAATGGAAAAAGCTAGCTATAGAACTTGTAGAAAATTTTAGTTTCATTACAAGGGTCTTCATTGTCCGAGGAAATGGATTTTACTAAAGTGTTATTTTTCAGATGGTCATATTTTCCTATTTTCCTCAAACATTTGTTATAGAATCGAAGTAAATTTTACATCACTATTTATTGATTCATTAAATTGTTTCTTGCATTGAATATAAAAAACGTAAAAGAAAACCAAATATTCTGTAATTAATGTAAATCTGTATTTAGAAGGAAAATAATTATTCTAGAATATTTCTAGATAAAAAAATAGATACTATCATTAATGTAAATCATAAAGTAGAAGGAAAGTGAATTTTAACAACACTGTGGTTAAATTTGATTATATTATATAAACTCTACTCTATAAGGTTCAActaaatttttttaataaaatactgcaaataagaaataaagaggaaaaataatatataattaaggTGCGGACGGGCAGGACAaggcaaaattttgaaaaaaatgcTAAGTGGGACAAGGACAAGGCAGGGAAAAATCCTAATAGGTGAAGACTTGTCCTGCACGCTATTCCTATTTACCTTCCTGATAAAATAGAAAGTTTAAAGTTAATAATTAATTATTAAATACAAAAAAATGTTATTATTTTGAATTTACTAAAAATGAAAGGGGGTTACATAAATCAAGAGGTAGCAATTTAATCAACCCTAAGATCTTATTCATTGTTTTGACTTTTTAGATTAACAATCTAGTACGTAGTAATTTAATCAATTCTAACATCTTATTGATTGTTTTGACTTTTCAGATTAACAATCTATAATTAAAAAGTGAAACTTAATAAGTTGTTTAATTGTGTGAAAACAGAATCATAGTATTAGTAATTACTTCCTCCGTCTTAATTTACGTGATGTAATTTAATTGGatacgaaatttaaaaaataaaggaaatttTGAATCTTATTTTATGATTATAAATCATCCCGTTaaatataaaaagtaaaatttaaaattaaattattatcattttttttgtttttgttttgagaCCGACTAAAACACAAGCATGAGTTATAGATTGTGAGAGAGTGACTACTTTGATTGACCAAGAAGGATAGAATAAAGGGGGTAGTTTGAATGAAAGTACAGTAGCAGTTAGGTAGTCCGTATGGTATACCTGCAACTTGCTTGCCACAGCATTTAGTGCTGCTGTCCCCAATTAACGCTAACCCCAAACTCTTCTTTTCAATTCTTGATTTTGATTCCTTGCTTTCTCCAACACGTCacggttcttcttcttctttcttctctatCATCTACAGTTCTTTCTTAGGTCGACGACCATTCAATTTACCCCATCTGTGACCAAATTTAGACTTAGTCTCCTAACCTTTCTTCACTTTTTCCATAAACGCGCATTCCCATTTCTCTTCTACACCCACAATCTATAAAAACATAGACTTTTCCTCACTTCTATTACACACCCTTTTCCTCTTTTTCAAAGAAAGTTAGCAACTTTTCCCCTCAACTTGGGCACGTCTTGACTAAATTACATCACACAAACATAGGTGTTTTGGATAAATCTAAACGGGTCAAAGTTTTCTAGGAAGTTATAACAGCTTTTGTTTTATCAAGTATTGCTGCTACTTGTAGTGAGAAGATAAGATTAGTTTGGGAAGTTGGATATTGTGAAAGGGTAGATTCTTGATATGGAAGGATTCCAAGCAAATACAGATGATGGTGGGATAGCTAAGAGGCTTTGGGTCAAATTCAAGACTGAATCTTTATGTGCTCTTTATACTCCTTTTGTGGTGTGTTTGGCATCTGGGACTTTGGATTCTAAATCATTTCTTCACTGTATCTCTCAAGATGTCTATTTCCTTCAAGCTTTTGCTCATGCGTAAGCACCCCTTTTACCCCCTCACTTTATATGGTTTTAATAGACCAATTATTGAGTTAGGGAATGGATATAGAGAGTTGATTTTGCAtatggtcactcaactaataaTATTGTCTTAGAATGTCAGTTGAAAGAGATTCGAATCAAGAAGAAAGGTAATTCTACgagataataactattagttgagtgaccatctAAATAGTTATTATCTTAGACAGTCACTTTCTTTATTGAAGGAAACTGGAATCAAGAAGACAATAACTATTACTTGAGGGACCATCTAAGAAATAAATCCTGGATATAGAGGATACTTAACTTGGTATTGAGGGGAAATTGTAATGGCTGTTGCATATGGTTATAATGGTAAATATGGTGAATTTTATGGAATCTGTTGATTAATTATTTTGTTCTTTTTAACAGATATGAACAAGCAGAGGATTAtgctgatgatgaggatgataaGGAAGCTATTCATGATCTGAGA includes these proteins:
- the LOC132610698 gene encoding photosystem II reaction center Psb28 protein — encoded protein: MATLQSLAFSPALSHTSHHQPRSLLGLASGAVHQSSGSSFNGQRLYLPHSRFTSNIQNQKMTRLSIMMVQPKIQFIQGTDEQTIPDVKLTKSRDGTNGMAIFRFDQPSVFDSSGEVGDITGFYMIDEEGVLTSVDVNAKFVNGKPAGIEAKYIMRTPREWDRFMRFMERYANSNGLQFVKS